One window of the Burkholderia ubonensis subsp. mesacidophila genome contains the following:
- a CDS encoding co-chaperone GroES, whose protein sequence is MSLRPLHDRVIVKRLDQETTTASGIVIPDSAAEKPDQGEVIAVGPGRRDNDGQRIVPDLKVGERVLFGKYAGQTVKVDGSELLVLREEDIVAVVNQ, encoded by the coding sequence ATGAGCCTACGCCCCTTGCACGATCGAGTCATCGTGAAGCGACTCGACCAGGAAACCACCACCGCTTCCGGCATCGTGATTCCCGACAGCGCCGCGGAGAAGCCCGACCAGGGCGAAGTGATCGCGGTCGGCCCCGGCCGCCGGGACAACGACGGCCAGCGCATCGTGCCCGACCTGAAGGTCGGCGAGCGCGTGCTGTTCGGCAAGTACGCGGGCCAGACGGTCAAGGTGGACGGCAGCGAACTCCTCGTGCTGCGCGAGGAAGACATCGTCGCCGTCGTCAATCAATAA
- the groL gene encoding chaperonin GroEL (60 kDa chaperone family; promotes refolding of misfolded polypeptides especially under stressful conditions; forms two stacked rings of heptamers to form a barrel-shaped 14mer; ends can be capped by GroES; misfolded proteins enter the barrel where they are refolded when GroES binds), whose product MAAKEIIFSDVARAKLTEGVNILANAVKVTLGPKGRNVVLERSFGAPVVTKDGVSVAKEIELADKLQNIGAQLVKEVASRTSDAAGDGTTTATVLAQAIVREGQKYVAAGLNPLDLKRGIDKAVAAAVEELKKISKPTTTSKEIAQVATISANGEESIGQRIAEAIDRVGKEGVITVEDGKSLADELDVVEGLQFDRGYLSPYFINNPDKQIAEIESPYILLHDKKISNIRELLPVLEQVAKSGRPLLIIAEDVEGEALATLVVNNIRGILKTVAVKAPGFGDRRKALLEDIAILTGGQVIAEETGLTLEKATLAELGQAKRIEVGKENTTVIDGAGDAASIQARVKQIRVQIDEATSDYDREKLQERVAKLAGGVAVIKVGGATEIEVKEKKDRVDDALHATRAAVEEGIVPGGGVALIRVKQAIRELTGANADQHAGIKIVLRALEEPLRQIVTNAGEEASVVVAKVAEGSGNFGYNAQTGEYGDLVESGVLDPTKVTRTALQNAASVAGLLLTTDATVHEVPKEAGPGVGAPEASAGGPGFGF is encoded by the coding sequence ATGGCAGCGAAGGAAATCATTTTCAGCGACGTCGCGCGCGCGAAACTGACCGAAGGCGTCAACATCCTCGCGAACGCGGTGAAGGTCACGCTTGGGCCCAAAGGCCGCAACGTCGTGCTCGAGCGCAGCTTCGGCGCGCCGGTCGTCACGAAGGACGGCGTGTCCGTCGCGAAGGAAATCGAGCTCGCCGACAAGCTGCAGAACATCGGCGCGCAGCTCGTGAAGGAAGTCGCGTCGCGTACCAGCGACGCGGCCGGCGACGGCACGACGACCGCCACCGTGCTCGCGCAGGCGATCGTGCGCGAAGGCCAGAAGTACGTCGCGGCCGGGCTCAATCCGCTCGACCTGAAGCGCGGCATCGACAAGGCCGTCGCGGCCGCCGTCGAAGAACTGAAGAAGATCAGCAAGCCGACCACGACGAGCAAGGAAATCGCGCAGGTCGCGACGATCTCGGCGAACGGCGAGGAATCGATCGGCCAGCGCATCGCCGAGGCGATCGACCGCGTCGGCAAGGAAGGCGTGATCACCGTCGAGGACGGCAAGTCGCTCGCCGACGAGCTCGACGTCGTCGAAGGGCTGCAGTTCGATCGCGGCTACCTGTCGCCGTATTTCATCAACAACCCGGACAAGCAGATCGCCGAGATCGAGAGTCCGTACATCCTGCTGCACGACAAGAAGATCTCGAACATCCGCGAGCTGCTGCCGGTGCTCGAACAGGTCGCGAAGTCCGGCCGGCCGCTCTTGATCATCGCCGAGGACGTCGAAGGCGAAGCGCTCGCGACGCTGGTCGTGAACAACATCCGCGGCATCCTGAAGACCGTCGCGGTCAAGGCGCCGGGCTTCGGCGACCGCCGCAAGGCGCTGCTCGAGGACATCGCGATCCTGACCGGCGGCCAGGTGATCGCCGAGGAAACCGGCCTCACGCTCGAGAAGGCGACGCTCGCGGAACTCGGGCAGGCGAAGCGCATCGAGGTCGGCAAGGAGAACACGACGGTGATCGACGGCGCCGGCGATGCGGCGAGCATCCAGGCGCGCGTGAAGCAGATCCGCGTGCAGATCGACGAGGCGACGTCGGACTACGACCGCGAGAAGCTGCAGGAACGCGTGGCGAAGCTGGCCGGCGGCGTCGCGGTCATCAAGGTCGGCGGCGCGACCGAGATCGAGGTGAAGGAGAAGAAGGACCGCGTCGACGACGCGCTGCATGCGACGCGCGCGGCTGTCGAGGAAGGCATCGTGCCGGGCGGCGGCGTCGCGCTGATCCGCGTGAAGCAGGCGATCCGCGAGCTGACCGGCGCGAACGCCGACCAGCACGCCGGCATCAAGATCGTGCTGCGCGCGCTCGAGGAGCCGCTGCGCCAGATCGTCACGAACGCGGGCGAGGAAGCGAGCGTCGTGGTCGCGAAGGTGGCGGAAGGATCGGGCAACTTCGGCTACAACGCGCAGACGGGCGAATACGGCGATCTCGTCGAATCGGGCGTGCTCGATCCGACCAAGGTCACGCGTACTGCGCTGCAGAATGCGGCGTCGGTCGCGGGGTTGTTGCTGACGACGGATGCGACCGTGCATGAGGTGCCGAAGGAAGCGGGGCCGGGGGTGGGAGCGCCGGAAGCAAGTGCGGGTGGCCCGGGCTTTGGATTCTGA